The Solibacillus sp. FSL W7-1464 genome contains a region encoding:
- the ffh gene encoding signal recognition particle protein: MAFEGLAERLQGTIQKIKGKGKVTEQDVKEMMREVRFALIEADVNLKVVKEFVKKVSERAVGVDVMKSLTPGQQVIKIVQDELKNLMGGEQSPIKFSNRPPTVIMMVGLQGAGKTTTTGKLANVLRKKYNKKPLLVAADIYRPAAVQQLQTLGKQLSLPVFSLGTDVSPVEIARQAIEHAKEEHLDVVLIDTAGRLHIDEELMQELKDIRGLKEPDEVFLVVDAMTGQDAVNVAQSFNEAVGITGVVLTKLDGDTRGGAALSIRSVTEKPIKFVGMGEKMDALEPFHPERMASRILGMGDVLSLIEKAQANVDMEKAKELEEKFMTQSFTFDDFIEQLQAVKKMGPLDELLKMIPGANKMKGLDNVKVDEKQMGRIEAIIYSMTPNEKTNPEIISASRKKRIATGSGTSIQEVNRLLKQFEEMKKMMKQMTGMAQGKGKKKMKMPGFDSLFK, translated from the coding sequence TTGGCTTTTGAAGGTTTAGCAGAGCGACTCCAAGGTACGATCCAAAAGATTAAAGGTAAAGGGAAAGTTACGGAACAAGACGTTAAAGAAATGATGCGTGAAGTCCGATTTGCCTTAATCGAAGCGGACGTAAACTTAAAGGTAGTTAAAGAATTCGTTAAAAAAGTTAGTGAGCGTGCAGTCGGTGTCGACGTCATGAAATCATTAACACCTGGTCAGCAAGTCATTAAAATTGTACAGGATGAATTGAAGAATTTAATGGGCGGCGAACAAAGCCCGATTAAATTCAGCAACCGTCCGCCGACTGTCATTATGATGGTTGGTTTACAAGGTGCAGGTAAAACGACGACTACAGGTAAGTTGGCGAATGTATTACGTAAAAAATATAATAAAAAACCATTGCTAGTAGCAGCAGATATTTACCGTCCAGCCGCTGTTCAGCAATTACAGACATTGGGGAAACAGCTATCTCTGCCGGTATTTTCACTAGGTACAGATGTTTCACCTGTTGAAATTGCACGTCAGGCAATCGAGCATGCAAAAGAAGAGCACTTGGACGTTGTATTAATCGATACAGCCGGTCGTCTTCATATCGATGAAGAGCTGATGCAGGAACTGAAAGACATTCGCGGTTTAAAAGAGCCGGACGAAGTATTTTTGGTTGTAGATGCAATGACAGGTCAAGATGCTGTAAATGTTGCACAAAGCTTCAATGAAGCAGTCGGCATTACGGGCGTTGTCTTAACAAAATTGGACGGCGATACTCGTGGTGGTGCGGCACTGTCGATTCGCTCCGTTACAGAGAAGCCGATTAAATTTGTCGGGATGGGCGAAAAGATGGATGCACTTGAACCTTTCCATCCGGAGCGTATGGCTTCACGTATTTTAGGTATGGGTGATGTACTTTCTCTGATCGAAAAAGCACAGGCGAACGTCGATATGGAAAAGGCGAAAGAGCTCGAAGAAAAGTTCATGACACAGAGTTTTACGTTTGATGACTTTATCGAACAGCTTCAGGCAGTGAAGAAAATGGGACCACTTGACGAATTATTGAAAATGATTCCAGGTGCAAACAAAATGAAGGGCCTTGACAATGTCAAAGTCGATGAAAAGCAGATGGGACGCATCGAGGCGATTATCTATTCGATGACACCAAATGAAAAAACAAACCCTGAAATCATTTCAGCGAGCCGAAAAAAGCGTATTGCTACAGGTTCAGGAACGTCAATTCAGGAAGTGAACCGCTTATTGAAACAGTTTGAAGAAATGAAAAAAATGATGAAACAGATGACAGGCATGGCTCAAGGCAAAGGGAAAAAGAAAATGAAAATGCCTGGTTTTGATTCATTATTTAAATAA
- the rimM gene encoding ribosome maturation factor RimM (Essential for efficient processing of 16S rRNA) — translation MEWFNVGRIVNTHGIRGELRILSTTDFEEERFAVGSKLAAFKKDDKKPTWVTISSSRRHKNFILVTFEGMENINLVEPFKEGLLKVSMDQLAEDELEDNEYYHFEIKDCEVFSEEGELIGVVTDILETGANDVWEVKAQNGKKHYIPYIEDIVKDIDVDEKKITIHVMEGLLE, via the coding sequence ATGGAATGGTTTAATGTAGGACGTATTGTGAATACACATGGTATTCGCGGAGAGCTGCGAATTTTATCGACAACAGACTTTGAAGAAGAACGTTTTGCGGTTGGATCCAAACTCGCGGCATTCAAAAAGGATGATAAAAAGCCGACTTGGGTAACGATCAGTTCATCCAGACGCCATAAAAACTTTATATTGGTGACATTTGAAGGAATGGAAAACATTAATTTAGTGGAACCATTTAAAGAAGGCCTGTTAAAAGTATCGATGGATCAATTGGCGGAAGATGAGCTTGAAGATAATGAATACTATCACTTTGAAATTAAAGATTGTGAAGTGTTTTCAGAAGAAGGCGAACTGATCGGCGTTGTTACCGATATTTTAGAGACGGGTGCAAACGATGTATGGGAAGTTAAAGCCCAAAATGGTAAGAAGCACTACATTCCTTACATTGAGGATATCGTAAAAGATATTGATGTCGACGAAAAGAAAATCACTATTCATGTAATGGAAGGTTTATTGGAATGA
- the rplS gene encoding 50S ribosomal protein L19: protein MSNIITEITKDQLRSDLPTFKPGDTVKVHVKIVEGTRERIQLFEGVVIKRRGGGISETFTVRKISYGVGVERTFPVHTPKIAKLEVIRKGKVRRAKLYYLRNLRGKAARIKEIR, encoded by the coding sequence ATGTCAAACATTATTACAGAGATCACTAAAGATCAATTACGTTCAGACTTACCTACATTCAAACCAGGTGATACAGTTAAGGTACACGTTAAAATCGTAGAGGGTACTCGTGAGCGTATCCAATTGTTCGAAGGTGTAGTTATTAAACGTCGTGGTGGCGGAATTAGCGAAACTTTCACAGTACGTAAAATTTCTTACGGTGTTGGTGTAGAGCGTACTTTCCCAGTACACACTCCAAAAATCGCTAAGTTAGAAGTAATCCGTAAAGGTAAAGTACGTCGTGCTAAACTTTACTACTTACGTAACTTACGTGGTAAAGCTGCTCGTATTAAAGAAATTCGATAA
- the ftsY gene encoding signal recognition particle-docking protein FtsY, with translation MSFFKRLKEKLAGSSEQKEQQELQDQQVDLLPLDDQVQKENQLIATVEEEVSETEQTAVKEQEETVEQPAIEEVQPVEEENLNQSDVEVEVEEQPQKQSAWSITQKFKAGLEKTRNSFTSKVNDLVARYRKVDEDFFEELEDVLLQADVGFETVMELMDKLRFEVQRQNIKDTNGIQAIISEKLVEIYESGEENLTELNIQQSGDLTVILFVGVNGVGKTTTIGKLAHRLKSEGKSVMLAAGDTFRAGAIEQLQVWGDRVGVEVIAQSEGSDPAAVMYDAIRAAKNRGVDILICDTAGRLQNKVNLMNELEKVHRVISREIPDAPHEVLLALDATTGQNALVQAQMFKEVTNVTGIVLTKLDGTAKGGIVLAIRNKLHIPVKFVGLGEKMDDLQPFDAERYVYGLFAEGLEKELEKAEE, from the coding sequence ATGAGTTTTTTTAAGCGACTGAAAGAAAAACTGGCAGGTAGCAGTGAACAAAAAGAACAGCAAGAACTGCAAGATCAACAGGTGGATTTGTTACCGCTTGACGATCAAGTACAGAAAGAAAATCAATTAATCGCAACGGTAGAGGAAGAAGTATCCGAAACTGAACAAACTGCTGTTAAAGAGCAGGAAGAAACAGTTGAGCAGCCTGCAATTGAAGAAGTACAGCCTGTGGAAGAAGAGAATTTGAATCAATCGGACGTAGAAGTTGAAGTTGAGGAGCAACCTCAAAAGCAGTCTGCGTGGTCGATTACACAGAAGTTTAAAGCGGGATTGGAAAAAACTCGTAATTCTTTCACTTCTAAAGTAAACGATTTAGTTGCACGTTACCGCAAAGTGGATGAAGATTTCTTTGAAGAGCTGGAAGATGTACTGCTGCAAGCGGATGTCGGCTTTGAAACAGTGATGGAATTAATGGATAAATTACGTTTTGAAGTACAGCGTCAAAATATTAAAGATACAAATGGAATTCAGGCGATCATCTCCGAAAAGCTTGTTGAAATTTATGAGTCTGGTGAAGAAAATTTAACAGAATTAAATATTCAGCAAAGCGGAGATTTAACGGTTATTTTATTTGTTGGTGTTAATGGTGTCGGCAAGACAACGACAATCGGTAAATTGGCTCACCGTTTAAAATCGGAAGGGAAATCTGTGATGCTGGCAGCGGGAGACACTTTCCGTGCCGGTGCCATTGAGCAGCTGCAAGTATGGGGCGACCGTGTCGGTGTAGAAGTCATTGCCCAGTCAGAAGGTTCCGACCCTGCAGCAGTAATGTATGATGCGATTCGTGCAGCGAAAAACCGTGGTGTCGATATTTTAATTTGCGATACAGCCGGCCGTCTGCAAAACAAAGTCAACTTAATGAACGAACTTGAAAAAGTGCATCGTGTAATTTCCCGTGAAATTCCGGATGCACCGCATGAAGTACTCCTTGCTTTGGATGCGACAACAGGCCAAAATGCGCTTGTTCAGGCTCAAATGTTCAAAGAGGTAACAAATGTAACAGGTATCGTTTTAACGAAACTGGATGGTACGGCAAAAGGCGGTATCGTATTAGCTATCCGCAACAAATTGCACATCCCTGTCAAATTTGTAGGACTTGGTGAAAAAATGGACGACCTGCAGCCATTTGATGCAGAACGTTATGTATATGGTTTATTTGCCGAAGGACTGGAAAAAGAACTGGAAAAAGCAGAAGAGTAA
- a CDS encoding KH domain-containing protein, with translation MQQLIEAIVKPLVDYPEDVRIETDETSNRVVYKLFVHPEDRGKVIGKQGRVAKAIRTIVYSAAGGHQKKKTYVDILD, from the coding sequence ATGCAGCAGCTGATTGAAGCAATTGTGAAACCGTTAGTCGATTATCCGGAAGACGTTCGTATTGAGACGGACGAAACTTCAAATCGAGTTGTTTATAAGCTTTTTGTTCATCCAGAGGATCGAGGGAAAGTGATAGGCAAGCAAGGACGTGTTGCGAAGGCAATTCGTACGATTGTGTACTCAGCAGCGGGCGGCCACCAGAAGAAAAAGACATATGTCGATATATTGGATTAG
- the rpsP gene encoding 30S ribosomal protein S16, producing the protein MAVKIRLKRMGAKKSPFYRIVVADARSPRDGRQIETVGTYNPLTVPATVQIDEEKALKWLTDGAKPSDTVRNLFSEQGIMEKFHNAKYSK; encoded by the coding sequence ATGGCAGTTAAAATTCGCTTAAAACGTATGGGAGCTAAAAAATCTCCTTTCTATCGTATCGTAGTTGCAGACGCTCGTTCACCACGTGACGGTCGTCAAATCGAAACAGTAGGTACTTACAACCCACTTACAGTTCCAGCTACAGTACAAATCGATGAAGAGAAAGCTCTTAAATGGTTAACTGATGGTGCAAAACCATCTGATACTGTACGTAACCTGTTCTCAGAACAAGGTATCATGGAAAAATTCCATAACGCTAAATACAGCAAATAA
- the trmD gene encoding tRNA (guanosine(37)-N1)-methyltransferase TrmD, producing MKIHVLSLFPDMFTGVFGASILKKAQEKGAVELAVTDIREYSENKHKQVDDYPYGGGAGMVLKPEPMFKAVEAITEGRKPRVILMCPQGARFTQKKAEELAKEEDLVFLCGHYEGYDERIREHLVTDEISIGDFVLTGGELPAMTVIDAVVRLLPGVLGQEDSHIQDSFSTGLLEHPHYTRPADFRGMKVPDILLSGNHAKIDAWREEQSFKRTLERRPDLLEALELTDKQLKIIEKIKSEM from the coding sequence ATGAAGATACACGTATTAAGTTTATTTCCCGATATGTTCACAGGTGTGTTTGGGGCATCCATTTTAAAAAAGGCTCAGGAAAAAGGGGCAGTCGAGCTGGCAGTGACCGATATTCGGGAGTACAGTGAAAACAAGCACAAACAAGTGGATGATTACCCATACGGCGGCGGTGCGGGAATGGTGTTAAAGCCGGAACCGATGTTTAAGGCGGTTGAAGCCATTACAGAAGGCCGCAAGCCCCGTGTTATTCTCATGTGTCCACAAGGCGCGCGTTTTACGCAGAAGAAGGCTGAGGAGCTTGCAAAGGAAGAAGACTTAGTATTCCTTTGCGGACATTATGAAGGTTATGATGAACGCATAAGGGAGCATCTTGTAACAGATGAGATTTCGATCGGCGACTTTGTTTTGACAGGTGGAGAACTTCCTGCAATGACAGTCATCGATGCGGTTGTACGTTTATTGCCGGGTGTATTGGGTCAGGAAGATTCACATATTCAGGATTCATTTTCTACAGGATTGTTAGAACATCCTCATTACACACGTCCAGCTGATTTTAGAGGGATGAAAGTTCCGGATATACTTTTATCGGGCAATCATGCGAAAATCGATGCATGGCGTGAAGAACAGTCATTCAAACGGACACTGGAGCGTAGACCGGACTTATTGGAAGCGCTCGAATTAACGGACAAGCAGCTGAAAATAATCGAAAAAATTAAAAGTGAAATGTAA
- a CDS encoding putative DNA-binding protein encodes MLLEKTTRMNFLFDFYQALLTDKQRSYMELYYLDDHSLGEIAESYNISRQAVYDNIRRTEAMLEEYEEKLNLFEKFQQRQIVLKQLADAIEDEASTIEAKLALVEQLKESD; translated from the coding sequence ATGCTACTTGAAAAAACAACACGCATGAACTTTCTCTTCGACTTTTATCAAGCGTTATTAACGGATAAGCAGCGCAGCTATATGGAACTATATTACTTGGACGATCACTCATTGGGAGAAATCGCCGAAAGTTATAATATTTCACGTCAGGCTGTTTACGATAATATTCGCCGTACTGAGGCGATGCTTGAAGAATATGAAGAAAAACTAAATTTATTCGAAAAGTTTCAACAACGTCAAATTGTGTTAAAACAGTTGGCAGATGCGATTGAGGATGAGGCTTCTACGATAGAGGCGAAACTGGCATTGGTTGAACAACTGAAGGAATCGGATTAG